A stretch of the Oscillospiraceae bacterium genome encodes the following:
- a CDS encoding thymidylate kinase: MMGKLIVIEGVDASGKATQTALLYEYLKEKNDKVIKVEFPDYESESSSLCKMYLEGKFGENADDVSPYIASTFFAADRYASYKTKWEKCYKDGFTIIADRYVTANMIHQASKFENKEDKEKFIDWLSDFEYGLYGLPKPSVKIFLDVPPKISAALMKERLNKFSGEAEKDIHERDKDYLEKTYENARFVAENYGFKIVLCVKDGKLRSIEDIQEEIRQIADGI, encoded by the coding sequence ATAATGGGAAAACTTATTGTTATAGAGGGTGTTGATGCTTCAGGAAAAGCAACCCAGACGGCGCTTTTATATGAATATTTAAAAGAAAAAAATGATAAAGTAATAAAGGTTGAATTCCCCGATTACGAAAGCGAGTCTTCCTCGCTTTGCAAAATGTATCTTGAGGGGAAATTCGGAGAAAATGCAGATGATGTAAGCCCGTATATTGCTTCAACTTTTTTTGCAGCGGACAGGTACGCATCATATAAAACAAAGTGGGAAAAATGTTATAAAGATGGCTTTACCATTATTGCGGACAGATATGTTACTGCAAATATGATTCATCAGGCATCTAAATTTGAAAATAAAGAGGACAAGGAAAAGTTTATAGACTGGCTTTCGGATTTTGAATACGGACTGTACGGACTGCCAAAGCCATCGGTTAAAATTTTTCTTGATGTACCGCCGAAAATAAGTGCTGCTCTTATGAAAGAAAGGCTTAATAAATTTTCAGGCGAGGCTGAGAAGGACATTCACGAAAGGGACAAGGACTACCTTGAAAAAACCTACGAAAATGCAAGATTTGTTGCAGAAAATTACGGATTTAAGATTGTATTATGTGTTAAAGACGGAAAGTTAAGGTCAATAGAAGATATTCAGGAGGAAATCAGACAAATTGCCGATGGAATTTAA